A genomic window from Streptomyces broussonetiae includes:
- a CDS encoding DedA family protein — translation MHVQEWLDSVPAVAVYAVVALVIGVESLGIPLPGEIVLVSAALMSSQHSGINPIVLGACATAGAVIGDSIGYAIGRKGGRPLLAWLGGKFPRHFSEGHVATAERSFEKWGMWAVFVGRFIALLRIFAGPLAGVLHMPYWKFLIANVLGGICWAGGTTAVIYYVGVVAEGWLKKFSYVGLAAAVLVGLASMLLVRRKAKKAQLQHDREAEPVGAGE, via the coding sequence GTGCACGTCCAGGAATGGCTCGACTCGGTGCCCGCGGTCGCCGTCTACGCCGTGGTGGCCCTGGTCATCGGCGTGGAGAGCCTGGGCATTCCGCTTCCGGGTGAGATCGTCCTGGTCTCGGCGGCGCTGATGTCCTCCCAGCACTCGGGCATCAACCCGATCGTCCTCGGCGCGTGCGCCACCGCCGGTGCCGTGATCGGCGACTCCATCGGCTACGCGATCGGCCGCAAGGGCGGCCGCCCGCTGCTGGCCTGGCTGGGCGGGAAGTTCCCGAGACACTTCAGCGAGGGCCATGTGGCCACCGCCGAGCGGTCCTTCGAGAAGTGGGGCATGTGGGCCGTCTTCGTCGGCCGTTTCATCGCCCTCCTGCGCATCTTCGCCGGCCCCCTCGCGGGTGTCCTGCACATGCCGTACTGGAAGTTCCTGATCGCCAACGTCCTCGGCGGCATCTGCTGGGCGGGCGGCACGACGGCCGTCATCTACTACGTCGGTGTGGTCGCCGAGGGCTGGCTGAAGAAGTTCTCCTACGTCGGCCTCGCGGCAGCGGTCCTGGTCGGGCTCGCCTCCATGCTCCTCGTCCGGCGCAAGGCGAAGAAGGCCCAGCTGCAGCACGACCGGGAAGCGGAACCTGTAGGCGCCGGCGAGTGA
- a CDS encoding XRE family transcriptional regulator produces the protein MSDLELLTQSLARNVRHWRSVRGFTLDVLAARAGVSRGMLIQIEQARTNPSIGTVVKIGDALGVSITTLLDYEQGPKVRIVPAERAVRLWSTEAGSYNRLLAGTEAPGPLEMWDWRLMPGEQSPSEPHPAGTVELVHVTAGELTLTVDGEDHMIPVGASASFEANLPHVYGNRGDVPMEMTMAVSVPPVQ, from the coding sequence GTGTCGGACCTCGAACTGCTGACCCAGTCCTTGGCGCGCAACGTCAGGCACTGGCGCTCGGTGCGCGGCTTCACCCTGGACGTGCTCGCCGCCCGGGCCGGTGTCAGCCGTGGCATGCTCATCCAGATCGAGCAGGCACGCACCAACCCGAGCATCGGCACCGTGGTCAAGATCGGCGACGCGCTCGGCGTCAGCATCACGACCCTCCTCGACTACGAGCAGGGCCCGAAGGTGCGCATCGTCCCCGCCGAGCGGGCCGTACGGCTGTGGTCCACCGAGGCCGGGAGCTACAACCGGCTGCTGGCGGGCACGGAGGCCCCCGGTCCGCTGGAGATGTGGGACTGGCGGCTGATGCCCGGCGAGCAGAGCCCGTCGGAGCCGCACCCGGCCGGCACTGTCGAGCTGGTCCATGTGACCGCGGGTGAACTGACCCTCACCGTCGACGGCGAGGACCATATGATCCCGGTCGGCGCGAGCGCCTCCTTCGAGGCGAACCTCCCGCATGTGTACGGCAATCGCGGTGACGTCCCGATGGAGATGACGATGGCCGTGTCCGTTCCGCCCGTGCAGTGA
- a CDS encoding cation diffusion facilitator family transporter produces the protein MSDRRPHQHGHSHDRGHGHVHGYDHAHRSGHVHEQEHPSGHEQAHGSGHGHAHDHHARPRTRAAGLRHRLGHLLTPHSHETADKLDSALEASARGMRALWVSLTVLGATALTQAAVVAVSGSVALLGDSVHNAADALTAVPLGIAFVLGRRAATRRFTYGYGRAEDLAGLVIVLTIAASAAFAAWTAVGRLLDPRPVTHLPAVAVAALVGFAGNEWVARYRIRVGREIGSAALVADGLHARTDGFASLAVLVGAGGSALGFRLADPVVGLAITAAIALVLRDAAREVFRRVLDAVDPALVDRAERAVSAVAGVRAVGELRLRWIGHRLRAELAVVVDGEATVRQAHAIAVEAEHALLHAVPRLTAALVHADPAPAPGESDPHLALAHHLTA, from the coding sequence GTGAGCGACCGGCGCCCTCATCAGCACGGGCACAGCCACGATCGCGGGCATGGGCATGTGCATGGCTACGACCACGCGCACCGGTCCGGGCACGTTCACGAGCAGGAGCACCCGTCCGGGCACGAGCAGGCGCACGGGTCCGGGCACGGGCATGCACACGACCACCACGCCCGGCCCCGCACGCGCGCGGCCGGCCTGCGGCACCGCCTCGGCCACCTGCTCACTCCGCACTCCCACGAGACCGCGGACAAGCTGGACTCCGCTCTCGAGGCCTCGGCGCGCGGGATGCGGGCGCTGTGGGTGTCGCTGACCGTGCTCGGGGCGACGGCGCTGACACAGGCGGCCGTGGTGGCCGTCTCCGGCTCGGTGGCGCTGCTCGGCGACAGCGTGCACAACGCGGCCGACGCCCTGACCGCCGTACCCCTCGGCATCGCGTTCGTGCTGGGACGGCGGGCGGCGACCCGCCGGTTCACGTACGGCTACGGCCGGGCCGAGGACCTCGCGGGGCTGGTGATCGTGCTGACCATCGCCGCCTCGGCAGCCTTCGCCGCATGGACGGCCGTCGGCCGGCTGCTCGATCCGCGCCCGGTCACCCACCTCCCCGCCGTCGCGGTGGCCGCGCTCGTCGGATTCGCCGGCAACGAGTGGGTGGCCCGGTACCGGATCCGGGTGGGCCGCGAGATCGGTTCGGCGGCGCTCGTCGCCGACGGCCTGCACGCCCGCACCGACGGCTTCGCCTCGCTGGCCGTCCTGGTGGGCGCCGGCGGCTCCGCGCTCGGCTTCCGACTGGCCGATCCGGTCGTGGGGTTGGCGATCACCGCGGCGATCGCGCTGGTGCTGCGGGACGCGGCGCGCGAGGTGTTCCGTCGGGTGCTCGACGCCGTCGACCCGGCACTGGTGGACCGGGCCGAGCGGGCGGTGTCGGCGGTAGCGGGCGTGCGCGCGGTGGGCGAGCTGCGGCTGCGCTGGATCGGGCACCGGCTGCGGGCCGAACTCGCGGTGGTGGTGGACGGCGAGGCGACGGTACGGCAGGCGCATGCGATCGCCGTCGAGGCCGAACACGCGCTGCTGCACGCCGTACCGCGGCTGACGGCCGCCCTGGTGCACGCCGACCCGGCACCGGCGCCGGGCGAGAGCGACCCGCATCTGGCGCTGGCCCACCACCTCACGGCCTGA
- a CDS encoding SixA phosphatase family protein, whose protein sequence is MSARAGAAGPLRRLVVLRHAKSDWPEGVEDHRRPLGRRGLRDAPAAGRTLAEADCLPDLALCSTAVRARRTWELASAEWGTPPPVRYDRRLYAADAADLLEVVREVPSEVETLLLVGHNPGLEELVLELAGDGLDDTLERVRTKFPTAAVAVLTWHGTGWSALVPGAALLTWVTVPRGSKE, encoded by the coding sequence GTGAGCGCGCGGGCGGGTGCGGCGGGCCCGCTGCGCCGGCTGGTGGTGCTGAGGCACGCCAAGTCCGACTGGCCCGAGGGCGTCGAGGACCACCGCAGGCCGCTCGGGCGGCGCGGCCTGCGCGACGCCCCGGCCGCCGGACGTACTCTCGCCGAGGCCGACTGCCTGCCCGACCTCGCCCTGTGCTCCACCGCCGTACGTGCCCGCCGCACCTGGGAGCTGGCCTCCGCCGAGTGGGGCACCCCGCCGCCCGTGCGTTACGACCGGCGGCTGTACGCGGCCGACGCGGCGGACCTGCTGGAGGTGGTCCGCGAGGTGCCCTCCGAGGTGGAGACCCTGCTGCTGGTCGGACACAACCCCGGACTGGAGGAACTCGTCCTCGAGCTGGCCGGGGACGGTCTCGACGACACACTGGAGCGGGTGCGGACCAAGTTCCCGACGGCCGCGGTCGCCGTCCTCACCTGGCACGGCACCGGCTGGTCGGCCCTCGTCCCGGGGGCGGCCCTGCTGACCTGGGTGACCGTGCCGCGCGGGAGCAAGGAGTGA
- a CDS encoding 4-hydroxybenzoate 3-monooxygenase, producing MISPSPSPSPRPDSASGQARTEERRTVVVVGAGPAGLTVGNILRAASVDCVVLETESRQFIETRARAGVIEEWAVRELARRGLAGRLPERAELHSTCEFRFAGERYRFPYAELTDRHHYVYPQPLLVTDLVREYADVRGGDIRFGVRDVRLHDLDTDRPTVSYRCPRTGERRLLHCDFVAGCDGARGVTRDAIPEEQRRTARQDDGIAWLALLAEVPPSTDCVLFGVHPRGFAGQMPRSPEVTRFYLQCPPGDDPENWPHERVWAELRARLAAAGAPALTEGRLIEKRVLDMHHYVVEPLAHGRLFLAGDAGHLVAPIAAKGMNLALHDAFLLGDALAAYVTGGDAGGLDGYSAASLRRVWDYQEFSQWLSDIYHGVASGDPFRAGTTLARLRRLFSSPAAAAAFAEQYLGTAASY from the coding sequence GTGATCTCCCCTTCCCCCTCCCCCTCCCCCCGCCCCGACTCCGCGTCCGGACAAGCCCGTACGGAGGAACGTCGTACGGTCGTCGTCGTGGGCGCCGGGCCCGCCGGGCTCACCGTCGGCAACATCCTGCGGGCCGCCTCGGTCGACTGTGTCGTCCTGGAGACCGAGAGCAGGCAGTTCATCGAGACACGGGCCCGGGCCGGCGTCATCGAGGAATGGGCGGTGCGCGAACTCGCCCGCCGCGGCCTGGCCGGGCGGCTCCCGGAGCGGGCCGAGCTGCACAGCACCTGCGAGTTCCGCTTCGCCGGCGAGCGGTACCGCTTCCCCTACGCCGAGCTGACGGACCGTCATCACTACGTCTATCCACAGCCGTTGCTGGTGACGGACCTGGTACGGGAGTACGCCGACGTACGCGGCGGCGACATCCGTTTCGGCGTGCGCGACGTCAGGCTGCACGACCTGGACACGGACCGGCCCACGGTGTCGTACCGCTGCCCGCGGACAGGCGAACGGCGCCTGCTGCACTGCGACTTCGTCGCGGGCTGCGACGGGGCGCGCGGGGTGACCCGGGACGCGATACCCGAGGAGCAGCGGCGGACCGCACGGCAGGACGACGGCATCGCCTGGCTGGCGCTGCTCGCCGAGGTCCCGCCGTCGACGGACTGCGTCCTGTTCGGCGTCCATCCGCGCGGGTTCGCCGGGCAGATGCCCCGCAGTCCCGAGGTGACCCGGTTCTACCTCCAGTGCCCGCCGGGCGACGACCCCGAGAACTGGCCGCACGAGCGGGTCTGGGCCGAGCTGCGCGCACGGCTCGCCGCCGCCGGCGCACCCGCGCTCACCGAGGGACGGCTGATCGAGAAGCGGGTGCTGGACATGCACCACTACGTCGTCGAACCCCTGGCCCACGGGCGGCTGTTCCTGGCCGGTGACGCCGGTCACCTGGTCGCACCGATCGCCGCGAAGGGCATGAACCTCGCCCTGCACGACGCCTTCCTGCTCGGCGACGCGCTCGCCGCGTACGTCACCGGGGGCGACGCGGGCGGCCTGGACGGCTACTCGGCCGCGAGTCTGCGCCGGGTGTGGGACTACCAGGAGTTCTCGCAGTGGCTGTCGGACATCTACCACGGCGTCGCGTCGGGTGATCCGTTCCGCGCCGGCACCACGCTGGCCCGGCTGCGCCGGCTGTTCTCCTCACCCGCCGCCGCGGCGGCCTTCGCCGAGCAGTACCTGGGCACGGCCGCGTCCTACTGA
- a CDS encoding YbaK/EbsC family protein encodes MRAPIGDFDTATPVPDCLDELTAPVADAVRGWQGTVPADRILYVDTDPRWADTAVFVEHYGRDLLEQSANCVVVAGRRGGGTTLAACLVLSTTRADVNGVVRRHLGARKASFASMDTATGETGMEYGGITPVGLPAGWPVLVDSAVADLPYVLVGSGRRRGKLLVPGKALAELPGAVVLEGLGVA; translated from the coding sequence ATGCGCGCACCCATCGGAGACTTCGACACCGCCACCCCGGTCCCGGACTGCCTGGACGAACTGACCGCCCCCGTCGCCGACGCCGTACGCGGGTGGCAGGGCACGGTCCCGGCCGACCGGATCCTCTACGTCGACACCGACCCGCGCTGGGCCGACACCGCCGTCTTCGTGGAGCACTACGGCCGCGACCTGCTGGAGCAGTCGGCGAACTGCGTGGTGGTCGCGGGCAGGCGCGGCGGCGGGACCACCCTCGCCGCGTGCCTGGTGCTGTCCACCACCCGGGCCGACGTCAACGGCGTCGTGCGCCGCCATCTCGGCGCCCGCAAGGCCTCGTTCGCCTCGATGGACACGGCGACCGGCGAGACCGGCATGGAGTACGGCGGCATCACCCCGGTCGGCCTGCCCGCCGGCTGGCCGGTGCTCGTGGACTCGGCCGTCGCCGACCTGCCCTACGTCCTCGTCGGCAGCGGACGCCGGCGCGGCAAGCTGCTGGTGCCCGGCAAGGCACTGGCCGAACTGCCCGGCGCCGTGGTGCTGGAGGGGCTCGGGGTCGCCTGA
- a CDS encoding EamA family transporter, which produces MTAIFALTTSLLWGLADFGGGLLTRRSPALTVVVVSQAIAAAVLGTIVVATGGWSEAGPRLWFAVAAGLAGPVALLSFYKALALGPMGVVSPLATLSVAVPVGVGLVLGERPGLLQVAGIAVAVTGVVLAGGPQLRGAPVQRRTVLLTLIAALGFGAVFALITEASTTVTGLFLALFVQRVTNVAVGGSALAVSVRRGSHAAADDGFPWASLPALAFVGIADVAANGCYALAAQHGPVTVAAVLASLYPVVTALAARGFLSERLRAIQAAGAGLALLGTLLLATG; this is translated from the coding sequence GTGACCGCCATCTTCGCCCTCACCACCAGTCTCCTGTGGGGGCTGGCGGACTTCGGCGGCGGGCTGCTGACCCGGCGCAGCCCCGCGCTGACGGTCGTGGTGGTCTCGCAGGCCATCGCGGCGGCCGTGCTGGGCACGATCGTCGTCGCGACCGGCGGCTGGAGCGAGGCCGGGCCCCGGCTGTGGTTCGCGGTCGCCGCGGGGCTGGCCGGCCCGGTCGCCCTGCTCTCCTTCTACAAGGCCCTGGCGCTCGGCCCGATGGGAGTCGTATCGCCGCTCGCCACCCTCAGCGTGGCCGTCCCGGTCGGCGTGGGCCTGGTCCTCGGCGAGCGCCCGGGACTGCTGCAGGTCGCGGGCATCGCGGTCGCCGTCACCGGCGTCGTCCTCGCGGGCGGCCCCCAGCTGCGCGGCGCGCCCGTACAGCGGCGCACCGTCCTGCTGACGCTCATCGCGGCGCTCGGCTTCGGCGCGGTCTTCGCCCTGATCACCGAGGCCTCGACCACGGTCACCGGGCTGTTCCTCGCCCTGTTCGTGCAGCGGGTGACGAACGTCGCGGTCGGCGGGAGCGCACTCGCCGTCTCCGTCCGGCGCGGCAGCCACGCCGCAGCGGACGACGGCTTCCCCTGGGCCTCGCTGCCCGCGCTCGCCTTCGTCGGGATCGCCGACGTCGCGGCCAACGGCTGCTACGCGCTGGCCGCCCAGCACGGCCCGGTCACCGTGGCGGCCGTCCTCGCCTCGCTGTACCCGGTGGTGACCGCACTGGCCGCCCGCGGATTCCTCAGCGAGCGGCTACGCGCCATCCAGGCGGCCGGTGCAGGCCTGGCCCTGCTCGGCACACTGCTGCTCGCAACCGGCTGA
- a CDS encoding CoA-binding protein, with protein MAAPYGDEATIRRILTELGDTWAVVGLSSNRSRAAYGVAQTLQRFGKRIVPVHPKAETVHGEKGYASLAEIPFAVDVVDVFVNSDLAGPVADEAVAKGARAVWFQLGVVDEAAHERTRAAGLEMVMDRCPAIEIPLLQ; from the coding sequence ATGGCGGCCCCGTACGGAGACGAAGCGACGATCCGCAGGATCCTGACCGAGCTGGGTGACACGTGGGCCGTGGTGGGCCTGTCGTCCAACCGGAGCCGGGCCGCCTACGGCGTGGCACAGACCCTGCAGCGGTTCGGCAAGCGGATCGTGCCCGTCCATCCCAAGGCGGAGACGGTGCACGGCGAGAAGGGGTACGCCTCACTTGCCGAGATCCCCTTCGCCGTGGACGTGGTCGACGTCTTCGTCAACAGCGACCTGGCCGGCCCGGTGGCCGACGAGGCCGTGGCGAAGGGCGCACGGGCGGTGTGGTTCCAGCTCGGAGTCGTGGACGAGGCCGCCCACGAGCGGACCCGGGCGGCAGGACTGGAGATGGTGATGGACCGTTGCCCGGCGATCGAAATTCCCCTGCTGCAGTAG
- a CDS encoding acyltransferase, with protein MPQRKNTFSFRRRRAAQRVVHKAWAWIQRTGSVTAEHPAGFRFGSIGEATRLAFPLGTVFGEPWIHLGSHCIIAEQVTLTAGLMPDLDLGPDPILRVGDGVVLGRGSHVIADTTVTIGRDCYFGPYVYVTSTNHSYDDPHEPIGRQWPRMEPVEIGPGCWIGTGAVILPGARIGRNVVVAAGAVVRGVVPDHAVVAGAPARVVRRWTPDDGWQPPLRTPAPVPIPQGTTPEQLRALAELDADGVARLAELEAEG; from the coding sequence GTGCCCCAGCGGAAGAACACGTTCTCATTCCGGCGACGCCGCGCAGCTCAACGCGTCGTCCACAAGGCCTGGGCCTGGATCCAGCGCACGGGCTCCGTCACGGCCGAGCACCCGGCAGGATTCAGGTTCGGCTCGATCGGCGAAGCCACCCGGCTCGCCTTCCCGCTCGGCACCGTCTTCGGCGAGCCCTGGATCCACCTCGGCTCCCACTGCATCATCGCCGAGCAGGTCACCCTGACCGCCGGCCTGATGCCGGACCTGGACCTCGGCCCCGACCCGATCCTGCGCGTCGGTGACGGAGTGGTCCTCGGCCGGGGCAGTCATGTCATAGCGGACACGACGGTCACCATCGGCCGCGACTGCTATTTCGGGCCGTACGTCTACGTCACCTCCACCAACCACTCCTACGACGACCCGCACGAGCCGATCGGCAGGCAGTGGCCGCGGATGGAGCCGGTGGAGATCGGTCCGGGCTGCTGGATCGGCACCGGGGCGGTGATCCTGCCGGGCGCGCGGATCGGCCGGAACGTGGTCGTCGCGGCCGGTGCCGTGGTGCGTGGCGTGGTGCCCGATCACGCCGTGGTGGCCGGTGCGCCGGCCCGGGTCGTACGGCGCTGGACGCCCGACGACGGCTGGCAGCCCCCGCTCAGGACCCCGGCTCCGGTCCCGATACCGCAGGGCACGACGCCGGAGCAGCTGCGGGCACTGGCGGAGCTGGACGCGGACGGCGTGGCGCGGCTTGCGGAGCTGGAGGCCGAGGGGTGA
- a CDS encoding ArsR/SmtB family transcription factor, whose protein sequence is MHLSPAHHAHPRSPGEEQFTLAAELLSLLGDRTRLALLHALTAGEADVTTLTESCGAARPAVSQHLARLRLAGLVRTRKEGRRVVYSLAHGHLRRLVDEALKTADHHLAERAQ, encoded by the coding sequence ATGCACCTATCACCTGCGCACCATGCGCATCCGCGCAGCCCGGGCGAGGAGCAGTTCACGCTCGCCGCCGAGCTGTTGTCCCTGCTCGGTGACCGCACCCGCCTCGCCCTGTTGCACGCGCTGACGGCGGGAGAGGCCGACGTCACCACGCTCACCGAGTCGTGCGGCGCCGCCCGCCCGGCCGTCAGCCAGCATCTGGCCCGGCTGCGGCTTGCGGGTCTGGTGAGGACCCGCAAGGAGGGCCGCCGGGTGGTCTACTCGCTCGCGCACGGGCACCTGCGCCGACTGGTGGACGAGGCGCTCAAGACCGCCGACCACCACCTTGCCGAGCGGGCTCAGTAG
- a CDS encoding YigZ family protein gives MQDEYRTVARAGVHETEINRSRFLCALASAATEQEAQDFIASVRKEHADATHNCWAYVIGADASVQKASDDGEPGGTAGVPMLQMLLRREMRYVVAVVTRYYGGVKLGAGGLIRAYGGAVGEALDALGTLTRRRFRLATVTVDHQRAGKVQNDLHATGREVRDVRYGEAVSIEIGLPDADVDAFRGWLADATAGTAEFELGGEAYGDA, from the coding sequence ATGCAGGACGAGTACCGCACAGTGGCCCGCGCGGGCGTGCACGAGACCGAGATCAACCGCTCCCGCTTCCTGTGCGCGCTCGCCTCGGCCGCCACCGAGCAGGAGGCGCAGGACTTCATCGCCTCCGTTCGCAAGGAGCACGCGGACGCCACCCACAACTGCTGGGCGTACGTCATCGGTGCCGACGCCTCCGTGCAGAAGGCCAGCGACGACGGCGAACCCGGCGGCACGGCCGGCGTCCCCATGCTCCAGATGCTCCTGCGCCGTGAGATGCGCTACGTCGTCGCGGTCGTCACCCGCTACTACGGCGGGGTCAAGCTCGGCGCCGGCGGGCTCATCCGCGCCTACGGGGGCGCCGTCGGCGAGGCCCTCGACGCGCTCGGCACCCTCACCCGGCGCCGCTTCCGGCTGGCCACCGTGACCGTCGACCACCAGCGCGCGGGCAAGGTCCAGAACGACCTGCACGCCACCGGCCGCGAGGTCCGTGACGTGCGCTACGGCGAGGCCGTCAGCATCGAGATCGGCCTGCCCGACGCCGACGTGGACGCCTTCCGCGGCTGGCTGGCGGATGCGACGGCGGGCACGGCGGAGTTCGAACTGGGAGGGGAAGCCTACGGAGATGCGTGA
- a CDS encoding APC family permease: MANVDQAAPVATSDTGGLRRDVGLIGLMWASVGSIIGSGWLFGAEKAVVAAGPAAIISWVIGAVAIVLLALVHAELGGMFPVAGGTARYPHYAFGGLAGMSFGWFSWLQAATVAPIEVEAMIGYAKHWHFADGLQNANGTLTTSGIVVAVLLMAVFVAVNFLGVRILAHTNSAATWWKIAVPLAAIFIIAVGNFHTSNFTSEGFAPFGAKGVLTAISSSGIIFALLGFEQAIQLAGESRNPKRDLPRATLGSVAIGSVIYLLLQIVFIGALPHASFAKGWANLAYAGISGPWAGLASLVGLGWLAWVLYADAIISPGGTGLIYTTATSRISYGLAKNGYAPKIFAKTDSRGVPWFGLAMSFVTGVICFLPFPSWQTLVGFITSASVLMYAGAPLAYGVFKDRLPNHDRPYKLPFGNVISPLSFVVANLIIFWSGWDTLWRLGFAILIGYVLLGSYAAYALRKGLPDAPRLDFKAAQWLPPYLVGIGVISYLSTFGGTGDLPLWWDMLVVAVFSLGIYYWAKATASTPEAIERSIEEVVVTDAPAH; encoded by the coding sequence ATGGCGAATGTCGACCAGGCTGCACCGGTAGCCACAAGCGACACCGGTGGTCTGCGCCGCGACGTCGGACTCATCGGTCTGATGTGGGCATCGGTGGGATCCATCATCGGGTCCGGCTGGCTGTTCGGCGCCGAGAAGGCGGTCGTGGCGGCGGGCCCCGCGGCGATCATCTCGTGGGTGATCGGTGCGGTGGCGATCGTGCTGCTCGCGCTTGTGCACGCCGAACTCGGCGGCATGTTCCCGGTCGCCGGCGGCACCGCCCGCTACCCGCACTACGCCTTCGGCGGTCTGGCCGGCATGTCCTTCGGCTGGTTCTCCTGGCTCCAGGCCGCGACGGTGGCGCCGATCGAGGTCGAGGCCATGATCGGCTATGCCAAGCACTGGCACTTCGCCGACGGCCTGCAGAACGCCAACGGCACGCTCACGACCAGCGGCATCGTCGTCGCGGTGCTCCTCATGGCGGTGTTCGTCGCGGTCAACTTCCTCGGCGTCCGCATCCTGGCCCACACCAACAGCGCCGCCACCTGGTGGAAGATCGCGGTCCCGCTCGCGGCGATCTTCATCATCGCCGTCGGCAACTTCCACACGTCCAACTTCACCTCCGAGGGCTTCGCCCCGTTCGGCGCCAAGGGCGTCCTCACCGCGATCAGCTCCAGCGGCATCATCTTCGCGCTGCTCGGCTTCGAGCAGGCGATCCAGCTGGCCGGCGAGAGCCGCAACCCCAAGCGTGACCTCCCGCGCGCGACGCTCGGCTCGGTGGCCATCGGCTCCGTGATCTACCTGCTCCTCCAGATCGTGTTCATCGGCGCCCTGCCGCACGCCTCCTTCGCCAAGGGCTGGGCGAACCTGGCCTACGCCGGCATCAGCGGCCCCTGGGCGGGTCTCGCCTCGCTGGTCGGCCTGGGCTGGCTGGCCTGGGTCCTGTACGCCGACGCGATCATCTCCCCCGGCGGCACCGGCCTGATCTACACCACCGCCACGTCCCGTATCTCCTACGGCCTGGCCAAGAACGGCTACGCGCCGAAGATCTTCGCCAAGACCGACTCGCGCGGTGTGCCGTGGTTCGGCCTGGCGATGTCGTTCGTGACCGGTGTGATCTGCTTCCTGCCGTTCCCGAGCTGGCAGACGCTGGTCGGCTTCATCACCTCCGCGAGCGTGCTGATGTACGCGGGCGCTCCGCTGGCCTACGGCGTCTTCAAGGACCGGCTGCCGAACCACGACCGTCCGTACAAGCTGCCCTTCGGCAACGTCATCTCGCCGCTGTCGTTCGTGGTCGCCAACCTGATCATCTTCTGGTCCGGCTGGGACACCCTGTGGCGGCTGGGCTTCGCGATCCTGATCGGCTACGTGCTGCTCGGCTCGTACGCCGCCTACGCGCTCCGCAAGGGCCTGCCCGACGCTCCCCGGCTGGACTTCAAGGCCGCGCAGTGGCTGCCGCCCTACCTGGTGGGCATCGGCGTGATCTCCTACCTGAGCACCTTCGGCGGTACCGGTGACCTGCCGCTGTGGTGGGACATGCTGGTCGTCGCGGTGTTCTCGCTCGGCATCTACTACTGGGCCAAGGCCACGGCGTCCACGCCCGAGGCGATCGAGCGCAGCATCGAGGAGGTCGTGGTCACGGACGCGCCCGCGCACTGA
- a CDS encoding gamma carbonic anhydrase family protein, with protein MAQQALIVGIGGKEPQVDPEAFVAPTASVIGDVTLHAGASIWYGAVVRGDVEKITVGASANVQDNVTLHADPGFPVSVGERVSIGHNAVVHGATVEDDCLIGMGATVLNGAVIGAGSLVAAQALVPQGMVVPPGSLVAGVPAKVRRLLSEEEQQGVTLNGTLYAELAKTHKDVHQ; from the coding sequence ATGGCACAGCAGGCGCTGATCGTGGGCATCGGCGGCAAGGAGCCCCAGGTCGATCCCGAGGCGTTCGTGGCTCCTACGGCATCCGTGATCGGGGACGTCACGCTGCACGCCGGGGCCAGTATCTGGTACGGGGCGGTCGTACGTGGTGATGTCGAGAAGATCACCGTGGGGGCGAGCGCCAACGTGCAGGACAACGTGACGCTGCATGCGGATCCCGGATTTCCGGTCAGCGTGGGCGAGCGGGTCTCCATCGGGCACAACGCGGTGGTGCACGGGGCGACCGTCGAGGACGACTGCCTGATCGGCATGGGCGCGACCGTGCTGAACGGGGCCGTCATCGGGGCCGGGTCGCTCGTCGCCGCGCAGGCGTTGGTGCCGCAGGGGATGGTGGTGCCGCCGGGGTCGCTCGTGGCGGGGGTGCCGGCGAAGGTCCGGCGGCTCCTCTCCGAGGAGGAGCAGCAGGGGGTCACCCTCAACGGCACCCTCTACGCGGAGTTGGCGAAGACGCACAAGGATGTGCATCAGTAG